Proteins co-encoded in one Arachis stenosperma cultivar V10309 chromosome 7, arast.V10309.gnm1.PFL2, whole genome shotgun sequence genomic window:
- the LOC130939356 gene encoding secreted RxLR effector protein 161-like produces the protein MKFYTVKNLFITAGPVISDPSMYRHLIGRLIYLCFTRPDLAYSVHVLFQFMQNPRTEHWHAALRVVRYLKGHPGQGILLPKENDLQLYGWCDFDWAGYPLMCRSLTGWFIQFGTAPISWKIQKQQTVSASSAEAEYRSMAKTTRKLIWINDILSSLHVSHPASIRLYCDSQAALHIAKNSVFHKRTKHFEVDCHFIWDEIIHNRLLSSYIPTHLQLADIFTKALGTKQFGKLLVKLGIQNLHAPIWGGG, from the coding sequence atgaaattctataccgtcaaaaatctaTTCATCACTGCTGGCCCTGTTATCTCTGATCCTAGCATGTATCGCCACCTCATTGGAAGACTCATATATTTGTGCTTCACCAGACCTGACCTCGCCTATAGTGTTCATGTTTTGTTTCAGTTTATGCAGAACCCACGTACAGAACATTGGCACGCCGCTTTACGGGTTGTTCGGTATCTGAAGGGACATCCGGGGCAGGGCATACTTCTACCTAAAGAAAATGATTTGCAACTCTATGGCTGGTGTGATTTTGATTGGGCTGGCTATCCGCTAATGTGCCGATCTCTTACAGGGTGGTTCATTCAATTCGGTACTGCCCCTATCTCGTGGAAAATACAGAAACAACAAACGGTCTCCGCCTCTTCTGCTGAAGCTGAGTACCGCTCAATGGCCAAGACAACCAGGAAATTAATATGGATAAATGATATACTGTCCTCGCTGCACGTGTCGCATCCTGCTTCCATTCGCTTATACTGCGATAGTCAAGCAGCGCTTCACATTGCTAAAAATTCAGTCTTCCACAAACGTACCAAACACTTCGAAGTTGACTGTCATTTTATCTGGGATGAAATCATACACAATCGACTATTATCTTCTTACATTCCTACTCATCTCCAACTAGCTGATATTTTCACCAAGGCTCTCGGGACAAAACAGTTTGGGAAACTCTTAGTCAAATTGGGCATTCAAAATTTACACGCGCCAATTTGGGGGGGGGGGTAA